The Rosa rugosa chromosome 3, drRosRugo1.1, whole genome shotgun sequence sequence AGATGGATGACCCAAACATCTGTGCCACAACCATACCTCACTCAATCGATCAGAACTCAATGTCAGGGCTAAAGGCTGTTCCGGTACTTGTGTTTGTCCTGCGTACAtgtaatccaagtgaaacagtctccccctcaggtctcccttgccaaTAATCACCTGATTGCACAGattttgaaaaacaacatacatgggataaaaggttacagaaCACTTATTCGGTGAATTCAGTTGAGATACagataaaagatgatgagacaacgaGGGTACATAAAGGACATCATGCAAAATAATGGACGGTGTAACCTGAATAGACCCAATACCTAGGACCGGAAAAGACGCACCATTTGCATTAGAGACATGAGATATAGAAGGAGATGACATAGACACAAAGAAAGACTTGTcgtaggtcatatgatcagtcgcaccagaatcaattatccatgtatcactaccagtaaagtcagaaacatgtaaagcaataccaattttacctcgagtttTCTTAGTCAAGAAAACATTATCCTTAGAGATGTCTTGCCCTTCTACACTGTAGAAATTAGGTTCTGGCACCTGTTGGACTGCAGCTTTGCCTCTCTGACTTCTACTCCCTCCAGTATTGCTCCCTCCACTCCAACCAGAATTGTTAGAATGAAATCTTTGCAACTTAGgacattgattcttgaaatgaccaatttCCTTACCATAGTTACAAACCATTtgcaaatttttttgttttttttgttttttaagtgAGAATGAGAATGAAGGATGGACTTTTGTTTAATTGAAAGCTTTCAATGTAGTGATACGTGCCAAAGCTATCgaatttggtggcaaacaaaGATGAAGGAAGGGCTTTTGTTTAATGGGTGGAAAATGTGGAAAGTTAATAAAAGAAATTGGGAAGTGTGGAAAGTGCCGAAAGGTGGTACGGCATAAGTGGGTGGTGTTGGAaagtttaataaaataaaaagtggGTGGTGCAAAGTGTCAAAATGGTGGGAGAATCATCACAGACCCATTTCTCAATTatgcctttctctctctctctctctctctctcgccttCTGTTGCTCAGTCGACCAACCCAAACCTCagccctccttctctctctgtaTACATTGGGTTGAAAATATATCTTGATTGTGACAGCGTGGATCTGTGGGTCGAGCTCTGCACAGCGTCGGGTTTCGAGGCAGAGAGAAGCTGCGGTGGTCGAGCTGCTGCTGTGTTGAGGCGGAGCTGCTTCAGAAGGCTGCAATTGCGGTGGAGCTGGACGGAGccactgctgctgctgcaaatGATGTCggattgctgctgctgctggttTTGGAtagagctgctgctgctggaaCGGCACGGAGCTGTTGCGGACTTGTGGGAAAGATACGGAGCTGCTGCTGCGTTGAGGCGGAGCTGCTTCAGATTTTGGACAAAGCTTCTGCTGCAGGAACAACTGCTGCAGATTTTGGGTGAAGCTTCTGCTGCGGGAACGGCGCGCGGTGATGGTAACAAAAAGGCCCAAAGAACCGGAAACGAACGTTAACAAAAGAAcccgaaaacaaaagaaagcacGGCGGAACAGACAGAGTCCAAATTGGATCTCTGCTCCGATACCAAGTCAGAAAGAACGAGAGGATTGGGAGATTTTCTGATTATCATTTCTTCTCTAAGAACTGAGTATATATACATCAGATACATCAAATCCTTACTATTACAAAAAAAGTATTCCTAGTATAATGGCATGATTCGCGCCAGCATTCCAGCATTGTCGGCCATCCAGAGATTGTCGGCCATCTCTGTcggtatgactcacgccaacagaTTATCCCAATGGAAGTTGATCATCCTAACGTATGGCCGGTATGGACCCCCATTCTTCTACTTCGTTGCCCTCTTTCTTTTATCTCCTCCCACATGGCAATGGGAAACCATTGAAGTAAACTAATGGAAGTAATTAAAAAGAGATTAACTAATCATGTCAATTTTCCTTTTGTTGTTATTGTGAATAATAAATTATTAATGGATTTGTGATATCACTGGTTAAATAACATCATTTTACTATGCATTGACGGACAAACATGACAAAATAAGATAGACGAAATTTAAAAATTGGAACTAACATTGGTGAAGTTGTCATGTTAAAAAATTTATGTAAGGCGAATCTAAAATTCTACAATGTATCTAATGTAGTAATACTTCACGTAAGATTCtaattttttaaatatattgaAACATGTACTTCACCCGAGAACatgtttctttttgttgtggAATTAATATATGTTTTAACTATTTGTCTTTAGGCTGCTGTGTGATTCGACTTATGAATGTTGATGATATTGAACTTCAGTATGACCACTGATCAAATGAATACCACATCTTGTTGGATTTTAAGTTACCATTCTTTAAAATACACAAAGCATGTCAAGAACATGCTAGGTAATAATTTAACGGATATTTACTGCTATAAGAATCTTTGCTTGGTGGTTCATGCTCAAGAAGCTTGCATGAATAAATTCTATTGTTAACGCCTTTTGGTGACCGAGTTTCGACCTCTATAAATAACAAAAGTCTCTTGGTCCAGTAAGGAGTCAATACCCTTTCTAACGCCAGTGTGGAATCATAAATTGTGGTCTTTTACAATGCCATAAAGGCCAAAACTGTTTCACATACAGTTGACTTTCTATTGTTCCTTTTTGTATACTCCTTATTGTTCCTTAACATGCCTCacgaagaaagaaaagaaaagaaaagaaaaaaaatctaccTTGCATCAGTTGCATGAGAAATTAACAGTTTAGTTCCTATCATGTTAGTTTTAAAGAATGACTTAATTCTGTGGCGTGCAAGCGAGCATCAACAACAATGCGATTAATACATCAGCAATCCAAATTATCCAAGACAATGCCACACCTCCAGTCGGTCAGATTGTACCAGTGGGATCATCTGCGATCTTCCCTATTATATCTTAAAATCTTAAACGACAATAAATTAAGCCGATTGGGGACGGCAAGCCGTCCACCATATGGTGGTTGGTTTGACATACTCATGCCGGACCAGGAGGTGGTGGGTGGTTCGAGTGAACCAAAGGTAATCTGTGGTGAGGAGATGggggtggaggtggagatcggcgGTTTTGGAGTAGTGAGGCTAGGACTGTGTTTTGCAAAGCAGCTAGCTGAGCAGAGATATGATTTTGAAATGAGGCTCGGTGTATTAACATTTCCATGGAGAGGTGGAGTTCCtcattttggttttgcattAACTCTTAACAGTGTGTTGGAAATAAAAAAACTGGGTTTCGGTGGAAGAAGTGTGTGGAGGTTAGGCAGAGGAGGAGGCTGTTTGGGTTGATGAGAGTGGTGGTGGGCTGGTGGCAGTGGTGGTGGTGAGTTAACTAGTGCGGAGGAAAAGGGAACTGAAGATATTTGGTTTTGATTCCCACGAATCGTCATGGCTATAGATACCAGTTGATAGTTGATACTTGATGGAGCTCATCCAAAGGAAAGTGCAGGAATTGAAAGACAAATGCAGAAATATCAAAATAGGTTCATTTCATCGATAACGATAAGCCTCAATGCAAGCAgtgcaaccaaaaaaaaaatcgataaGCCTCAACGGCCACCAGTAGAGACTACGGTGAGAGGGTGTCCTTAACACTACCCGTGTGTCACAGACTACTCACTGGACCACAAAAAAAATGGACTGGGCCTAACAAGATAACTACTGATGGGCTACCATAAACTACTTGGCCTTGAAGGATAATTGGTCTAGTTAAAGGATGTCATCATATTCTTTTAAGCGACGATATCACCTAATGCAGGGTGTAAGTGAGGCTCAGGATCTTGGCGAGTCACCACGACCCCATCTGCTTCTCTGTAGAAACGATCCCACGGCCAAAGCCAAGCATCTCGAGAGAGGTACTCCAAATTGTCATACTCAGTGAGACGTATATACCAGAAGAACAATCCTTCATAGGAACCGAAAAAGGTGAAGATGATCTGCCAAACTGCCTGATCGACCTCGTTTATTTCGCTATAATCATCCAAATTGATTGCTCCGGCAATATGATGTCTCTCAAATTGTATAACAGGCCCTCTTGCCCCTCCATAATAAACCATAAACAAGCGGCCTTCATCCTCTGCATCCTCCtcatcctcttcatcatcctctTCATCCTCTTCATCCTCTTCATCATGCTCGACAACGCAAAACACAGCGCGGTATTCATCTTTTACATCCTCTTCATCCTCTACATCCTCCTCTACATCCTCCtcatcctcttcatcatcctctACATCCTCTTCACCAGCCTCGACATCCTGAGCATATATAagagaaattaaaattaaattttgtCTAAATAAGAAATTACATATAAACTCTGGGTTGTATAAATTCTGTCTaaataagaaattaaattccCAGCAGCCATTATTTACATATAAACATACAACACTCTAAATAAGATTTTAAATTCTGTCTATATCACACAATGCTGTAAATTGTCTTCAAACGTCTCAAATTGAAATTTGTGTTGTGTTCACTACAGAGTTAGCTTGtcataagagagagagagatcagagagagagagagccaagcTCACACGTTAGTTTTTCAGGAATTTTATAGTTCAACCTTCGGATAAACTTTGATTTTCGGCTAAGCCAGAACCAATTCTTCGATATATTTCTTGGACCAACAATTAAATCTTGGATGGAAATTTCTTTTACCGATCTCTCTCGGTAATCTATTATTAACAACTTCCTAGTTTGATCAGGGAAACCACAGAAAATGAATCTGCTAATGAAGGTTACAGATTCCGTCAAGAGGAAGTAAGAGAAAAGGTAAAGGTTAGATGATATCGAATTTGCAAGCATTTAAAAATACAACTAGCAGAATGACTGAAATCCACATTACTTTCTATTAAACTGCCTAGCACCGTATTTTTGTGAAATATGTTTAggactaaaataaaaaatttgtaaaGCTTTCAGTTTGAACCAAATTCATGGCAAATCACGGCTACATGGCTAGATGAAGTTTGAACAGATCATATCCGAATAGAAGCCAACTATATGGATAATCACCTCAGTCTCAGAAAACTTGGAAGTTAAATATATCAACACAACTTAAAATTACCTCTGAGTCTTTCGTGTCGAGTGATCTGGTTTTAATAAGTGAATGATTCTCAAGGGATGTTGTACACTCCTCCAGAGGGATGACAGCTGGAATATAGGCAGCCAACTGAGCTTGTAGCTCTCCATTTTCACGTTCCATTGTACTGACTCTTTCTTTCATCATTTCAATGTCCAGACTTTTCGAAATGCTTTTGTCTTCATGGATGTGACAGGTTTCAATGAGCTCACGAAGCTTTCCTTCAAACAATGTTTCACGAATGGAGGAGATCTGCAGTTCTCCAAAGAGGGTGGCAGCCTGAGTCACCCACATTTCAATCTCTTCTCTTCCCCTTTTTAGTTCACTGATAAACCTTTCCTCCTCAAGTTTGGACTTTTCAGCTTCTTCATGCAATTTTGACAGTTCCGCCTCCATCTTCTGATTCACTTCACGGAGGCAGCCAATCTCTTTACTATGATGGTCATTGTCTTCATGTAGTTTGAAAATTTGCTTCTCTTGATCTTCCAGCACCACCTTCGCATCATCACTTTTACCAGTCAAATCCTCCACCAGTATATACAGCTCTGGTTTCTCATTCTGTAGTTCATTTATGATCTGCCCGGCTTCCAAAAGCTCATTTTCCTTTTGCGACAAACCATCCTTCGCATTTGCAATATCACCCTTCAATTGTCTAAGCTGCCTAACACATTCCTTGAGGGCTCCATCAAGATGACTTACACGATCTTCCAGAGCTGAGTTTTGCTTAACTGCAACTTCAAGTTGTAGCTTTAAGCTAGCCACCTCATTTTCAGCCTTTTCCCATCCTACAATGACAAAACTAGGATTTAGCTTCACTTATCCTGTACATAAATGTAATAATATCATAGGAATCATTATGAGTACAAATATATTACAGTTAAATATTTCACAAGTCTTTATGAAAGATTCCTTATGCGAAAACCAAGACTACAGCAGTCCCAAAGTGCTATTCTTAgtttcttaaaattttaaaaagaaaCTAGCAGAGTCAATATATTTCTACAGACTATTACCTGCAACAGCTTCTTCAGCAACTTTGGAATGCTGATTCACGAAGTCTTCTTTGCCACTAACATTCACAAGAGCAGCTGATAATCTCTTTGTCAGACTCTTCAGACTATCATTAACATCATCACCACCGGATACAGCTTTTGATGTGACTTCAGGTGATTGAGAATCATGATTAGGAGAATCCTTAAGTGCCTCCTGCTTCAATACGACAAGCAACGAAATGAAAGTCAAACATGAATGACATCATAGTTCAGTTCtaatgaagaagaaaaacaccTAGTGAGAAGTGGCAAAATAACCAAAAGATCTCTAGAGGAGGAAAAGaaatagggcttgtataattgTTAACAATTAAAAACATTGAAGACAAAAGAATTAAATTTATTATCTTACAATAGGTTAAATCAAAGTTGATGCTGTTAGTATCATGTGGCAAATGGCCAGTTCAGTCCATATGCTCTAGAAACCATTTGACAACAAGTACTGTGCCATATATCAAGGCAAGGAAGACACTGTTTAAGTCAAATCAAAGTTGATGCTGGTAGTATCATGTGCCGACTCGCCAGTTCAGTCCATATGCTCTAGAAACCATTTGACAAGAAGTACTATGCCGCTTGGATAAAGACATGACATCCATACCATATCAAGGCACGGAAGACACTGTTTAAGTCAATGCATCATCTACATTCCTAAAACAACCTAACATTTAAAGTCTGATCCTAAAGTCAGATCCTACTCAGAGatagttcaaacttcaaacaaaCGCACTTAGGTTGTCACCATCCTAGTTCAAGATCATGTAATTAAGTTAGAGCTGTTACTGTTAGAGCTTTAGTTAGTCTGTTGTAAAGTCAATTTAGGTAGTATAGATAAAAGTTGATTAGTTCCCTGTGGAAATTGATCAATTAACAAAGAAAGCTTTTTTCAGTCAGTGAGTCTTGTTAAAAAGAAACAGGAAAGAAGATTATAGATAGGTGACAGTTCTTTCCAGAAGACCAACAAGCTAGATATGAGCAGAAAGCTTTTTCAGTCAGAGAGTCTTGTCAAAAAGAAACAGGAAAGAAGATAATAGATAGGTGACAGTTCTTTCCAGAAGACCAACAAGCTAGATATGATCAGGGTCTCTTAAACAGGATATGCAACTTTAGCTATATAGGACATAGATATTTAAAGCAGAGGTATAAGGACTGCAAACCACAAGTTTTAAATCTGAGTAGCCAAAACCCAATCTCAGATAAATTTTAACTCATTCAACGCCATTAAGTATCGTGGCATGGTTCAAATAAGAGATGGTGAGAGTTATGAGATCAAATAGTTTATACAGTCAGGATAGGCTGTACTGCCTTGTGTATTAGCTTCCAAAGAGTTCGAAAACTTCGAAGTCTTAAACTAAAGCCTTCTTGATATCCAACAGGAGAACAGATAGCACAAAACCAACCTAGATACGTATCAAATTCAGTTCCCTAATTCTTATTACAGTACCAAAAGATTGCCAAAttcttttatgtaatttatGGCCAGAGGATAAAACATACCTTAACAGGGTGTCTATCCTCTTCAGTGCCAGCTTTTACCtgattctcccttgtcaccAACGAACTGCATTGCgtgaaagaaaaccaaaaaaaaaaaaattgattaaaaaagACGTTAATGCAAGTAGCAAACAAGTACCaactgaaataaaataaaaagagggGCAGCCAAGTGCACAAAGCCATCCCTACTGCAGAGTTAATGGTGAAGCCTATTTGCTCAGTTCCCTAGAGATGCAACCCACGCAGCCCTTCAGGGCAAGCCATAGTGTACCTCCTCAACCAAAAGTTTTCAGATATACCAAGACATATATAGGCATGTAATTGCAACTAAAAGTCACTATTACCGGATTAAAACCCTCAGTTTTCATAATCACAGCTAGAAGAaattatgataaaaaaa is a genomic window containing:
- the LOC133741401 gene encoding filament-like plant protein 1 isoform X2, producing the protein MPPEKRKPEEEPEPAKSPAVSTHHEVTQPASAPPPSTTQATSSEVATGSPAKSGPYKRREIPARKRTKRGDGKKTEFEQGEELESGDGEEAKTSNVQGTKAGAENKNSGGDEAKRSRKSTQHRSLVTRENQVKAGTEEDRHPVKEALKDSPNHDSQSPEVTSKAVSGGDDVNDSLKSLTKRLSAALVNVSGKEDFVNQHSKVAEEAVAGWEKAENEVASLKLQLEVAVKQNSALEDRVSHLDGALKECVRQLRQLKGDIANAKDGLSQKENELLEAGQIINELQNEKPELYILVEDLTGKSDDAKVVLEDQEKQIFKLHEDNDHHSKEIGCLREVNQKMEAELSKLHEEAEKSKLEEERFISELKRGREEIEMWVTQAATLFGELQISSIRETLFEGKLRELIETCHIHEDKSISKSLDIEMMKERVSTMERENGELQAQLAAYIPAVIPLEECTTSLENHSLIKTRSLDTKDSEDVEAGEEDVEDDEEDEEDVEEDVEDEEDVKDEYRAVFCVVEHDEEDEEDEEDDEEDEEDAEDEGRLFMVYYGGARGPVIQFERHHIAGAINLDDYSEINEVDQAVWQIIFTFFGSYEGLFFWYIRLTEYDNLEYLSRDAWLWPWDRFYREADGVVVTRQDPEPHLHPALGDIVA
- the LOC133741401 gene encoding uncharacterized protein LOC133741401 isoform X4 codes for the protein MPPEKRKPEEEPEPAKSPAVSTHHEVTQPASAPPPSTTQATSSEVATGSPAKSGPYKRREIPARKRTKRGDGKKTEFEQGEELESGDGEEAKTSNVQGTKAGAENKNSGGDEAKRSRKSTQHRSLVTRENQVKAGTEEDRHPVKQEALKDSPNHDSQSPEVTSKAVSGGDDVNDSLKSLTKRLSAALVNVSGKEDFVNQHSKVAEEAVAGWEKAENEVASLKLQLEVAVKQNSALEDRVSHLDGALKECVRQLRQLKGDIANAKDGLSQKENELLEAGQIINELQNEKPELYILVEDLTGKSDDAKVVLEDQEKQIFKLHEDNDHHSKEIGCLREVNQKMEAELSKLHEEAEKSKLEEERFISELKRGREEIEMWVTQAATLFGELQISSIRETLFEGKLRELIETCHIHEDKSISKSLDIEMMKERVSTMERENGELQAQLAAYIPAVIPLEECTTSLENHSLIKTRSLDTKDSEDVEAGEEDVEDDEEDEEDEEDDEEDEEDAEDEGRLFMVYYGGARGPVIQFERHHIAGAINLDDYSEINEVDQAVWQIIFTFFGSYEGLFFWYIRLTEYDNLEYLSRDAWLWPWDRFYREADGVVVTRQDPEPHLHPALGDIVA
- the LOC133741401 gene encoding filament-like plant protein 1 isoform X1; translation: MPPEKRKPEEEPEPAKSPAVSTHHEVTQPASAPPPSTTQATSSEVATGSPAKSGPYKRREIPARKRTKRGDGKKTEFEQGEELESGDGEEAKTSNVQGTKAGAENKNSGGDEAKRSRKSTQHRSLVTRENQVKAGTEEDRHPVKQEALKDSPNHDSQSPEVTSKAVSGGDDVNDSLKSLTKRLSAALVNVSGKEDFVNQHSKVAEEAVAGWEKAENEVASLKLQLEVAVKQNSALEDRVSHLDGALKECVRQLRQLKGDIANAKDGLSQKENELLEAGQIINELQNEKPELYILVEDLTGKSDDAKVVLEDQEKQIFKLHEDNDHHSKEIGCLREVNQKMEAELSKLHEEAEKSKLEEERFISELKRGREEIEMWVTQAATLFGELQISSIRETLFEGKLRELIETCHIHEDKSISKSLDIEMMKERVSTMERENGELQAQLAAYIPAVIPLEECTTSLENHSLIKTRSLDTKDSEDVEAGEEDVEDDEEDEEDVEEDVEDEEDVKDEYRAVFCVVEHDEEDEEDEEDDEEDEEDAEDEGRLFMVYYGGARGPVIQFERHHIAGAINLDDYSEINEVDQAVWQIIFTFFGSYEGLFFWYIRLTEYDNLEYLSRDAWLWPWDRFYREADGVVVTRQDPEPHLHPALGDIVA
- the LOC133741401 gene encoding uncharacterized protein LOC133741401 isoform X3, translating into MPPEKRKPEEEPEPAKSPAVSTHHEVTQPASAPPPSTTQATSSEVATGSPAKSGPYKRREIPARKRTKRGDGKKTEFEQGEELESGDGEEAKTSNVQGTKAGAENKNSGGDEAKRSRKSTQHRSLVTRENQVKAGTEEDRHPVKQEALKDSPNHDSQSPEVTSKAVSGGDDVNDSLKSLTKRLSAALVNVSGKEDFVNQHSKVAEEAVAGWEKAENEVASLKLQLEVAVKQNSALEDRVSHLDGALKECVRQLRQLKGDIANAKDGLSQKENELLEAGQIINELQNEKPELYILVEDLTGKSDDAKVVLEDQEKQIFKLHEDNDHHSKEIGCLREVNQKMEAELSKLHEEAEKSKLEEERFISELKRGREEIEMWVTQAATLFGELQISSIRETLFEGKLRELIETCHIHEDKSISKSLDIEMMKERVSTMERENGELQAQLAAYIPAVIPLEECTTSLENHSLIKTRSLDTKDSEDVEAGEEDVEDDEEDEEDEEDEEDDEEDEEDAEDEGRLFMVYYGGARGPVIQFERHHIAGAINLDDYSEINEVDQAVWQIIFTFFGSYEGLFFWYIRLTEYDNLEYLSRDAWLWPWDRFYREADGVVVTRQDPEPHLHPALGDIVA